One genomic segment of Flavobacteriaceae bacterium includes these proteins:
- a CDS encoding IS4 family transposase codes for MKKTNASTKSSELNSVLSSHFQGKINLARIKLISHFIIALCKVQTVTFEKVANAFETSVDSKSSLRRIQRFIADYSLDGDLIARLIFSLLPKQEGLILSIDRTNWKFGQTNINIFKLGVVYKGVAFPLLFTMLDKPGNSNSQERIDLVNRFIRLFGKDVIKSIVADREFVGNHWLDFLNTNGIKYYIRIRNNFKVELPDKNKTIKVFHLFNPHKINEFVYYPKIVRVNGQLCFLSGCKLYPKNGKPDFLIIVSFNAPDKAFEQYKERWQIEMCFKAMKASGFDIENTHLQDIKRIEKLVLLVMMAFVWCYKVGIYLHQIKPIKIKKHGRMAKSIFKYGLDYIASVLLNPVNQNNMNLTKFLSCT; via the coding sequence ATGAAAAAAACCAATGCTTCCACTAAAAGTAGTGAATTAAATTCAGTTTTAAGTTCTCATTTCCAAGGTAAGATCAATTTGGCAAGAATCAAACTCATATCACATTTCATTATCGCCCTCTGTAAGGTACAGACAGTTACCTTTGAAAAGGTAGCCAACGCTTTTGAGACCTCAGTAGATTCGAAGTCATCACTCAGACGTATTCAAAGATTTATTGCTGATTATTCGTTGGATGGAGATTTGATCGCTCGTCTTATATTTAGTCTCCTTCCTAAGCAAGAGGGATTGATCTTGAGTATTGATAGGACCAATTGGAAGTTTGGTCAGACCAACATCAACATTTTTAAGTTGGGAGTTGTCTATAAAGGTGTTGCCTTCCCATTGTTATTTACTATGTTAGATAAGCCAGGGAACTCTAACAGTCAGGAGCGTATTGATCTTGTGAATCGTTTCATAAGACTTTTTGGCAAAGATGTTATTAAATCCATTGTAGCCGATAGAGAGTTTGTAGGTAATCATTGGTTGGATTTCTTGAATACAAATGGAATCAAATATTATATCCGCATTCGAAACAACTTTAAGGTAGAGCTTCCTGATAAGAACAAAACCATCAAAGTATTTCACTTGTTTAATCCACATAAGATCAATGAGTTTGTGTATTATCCTAAAATTGTACGTGTTAATGGTCAGCTTTGTTTCCTTTCCGGATGCAAGTTGTACCCAAAAAATGGAAAGCCTGATTTCTTAATCATTGTATCGTTCAACGCTCCTGATAAGGCCTTTGAACAATACAAAGAACGATGGCAGATAGAGATGTGTTTTAAAGCAATGAAAGCCAGTGGCTTTGATATTGAAAACACACACCTGCAAGATATTAAGCGTATTGAAAAATTAGTACTGCTTGTAATGATGGCTTTCGTATGGTGTTACAAAGTTGGTATATATTTACATCAGATTAAGCCTATCAAAATAAAAAAGCATGGAAGAATGGCTAAAAGCATATTCAAATATGGATTAGATTATATCGCTTCTGTGCTATTAAACCCTGTAAATCAAAACAATATGAACTTGACTAAATTTTTGTCATGTACTTAG
- a CDS encoding AAA family ATPase, translating to MGKIIAIANQKGGVGKTTTSINLAASLGVLEKKVLLIDADPQANATSGFGIDVQEAVSGTYQVLEHSVSAADAIKKTTSPNVDLIPAHIDLVAIEIELVDKEKREYMLKKALDAIKNKYDYILIDCAPSLGLITLNSLVAADSVIIPIQCEYFALEGLGKLLNTVKSIQKIHNPNLEIEGLLLTMFDSRLRLSNQVVDEVQTHFSSMVFDTIIRRNIRLGEAPSYGESIIEYDATSKGAVNYINFANELLKKNRNYG from the coding sequence ATGGGAAAAATAATTGCAATTGCAAATCAGAAAGGAGGGGTTGGAAAAACCACTACCTCTATAAATCTGGCGGCTTCTTTAGGGGTCTTGGAAAAAAAAGTACTGTTGATTGACGCAGATCCTCAAGCCAATGCAACATCAGGCTTTGGTATTGATGTGCAGGAAGCAGTATCCGGTACATACCAGGTTTTAGAGCATTCTGTTTCCGCAGCAGATGCCATCAAAAAAACAACTTCGCCTAACGTGGACCTTATTCCTGCTCACATTGATCTGGTTGCTATAGAAATTGAACTGGTTGACAAAGAGAAACGGGAATACATGTTGAAAAAAGCATTAGATGCAATCAAAAATAAGTACGATTATATTCTCATTGATTGTGCTCCTTCTCTGGGTTTAATTACATTAAATTCACTGGTTGCAGCTGATTCGGTCATCATTCCTATTCAATGTGAGTATTTTGCGCTGGAAGGTTTGGGGAAATTATTAAATACTGTAAAAAGCATACAAAAAATACACAATCCCAATTTGGAAATTGAAGGACTCTTACTAACCATGTTTGATTCCAGATTACGACTTTCAAATCAGGTAGTCGACGAAGTACAAACACATTTTAGCAGTATGGTTTTTGATACCATTATCAGACGTAATATACGTTTGGGAGAAGCACCGAGTTATGGAGAAAGTATTATTGAATATGATGCTACAAGTAAAGGAGCTGTTAACTATATAAATTTTGCAAACGAACTCTTAAAAAAGAACCGGAATTATGGCTAA
- the dapB gene encoding 4-hydroxy-tetrahydrodipicolinate reductase, producing the protein MKIALLGYGKMGKEIEKAAIQRGHEIILRIDEDSDPYDISIADIAIDFSIPDAAYENITNCIKNKVPVISGTTGWLDKYAEVKKLCLQKDGAFIYASNFSLGVNIFFELNRQLAKLMYHSNDYTVSVEEIHHTEKLDAPSGTAITLAEEIIDNSDKTNWGLNGTTSKSTIPIHAKRVPEVPGTHTISYRSDIDSIAIKHIAHNRKGFALGAVAAAEWLRSKKGVFTMKDVLEIG; encoded by the coding sequence ATGAAAATCGCATTACTAGGGTACGGGAAAATGGGGAAGGAAATTGAAAAAGCGGCTATCCAAAGAGGGCACGAAATCATTTTAAGAATTGACGAAGATAGTGATCCTTATGATATTTCCATAGCTGATATTGCCATAGATTTTAGTATCCCCGATGCAGCTTATGAGAATATTACCAATTGCATTAAAAACAAGGTTCCTGTTATCTCAGGGACAACCGGTTGGTTGGATAAGTATGCGGAAGTAAAAAAATTGTGTTTGCAGAAAGACGGTGCTTTTATATATGCTTCTAATTTTAGTTTGGGCGTAAATATTTTCTTTGAATTGAATCGTCAGTTAGCCAAATTAATGTACCATTCAAACGACTACACGGTTTCCGTAGAAGAAATACATCATACGGAAAAACTGGATGCTCCAAGTGGAACAGCCATCACATTAGCAGAAGAAATAATTGACAATTCAGACAAAACAAATTGGGGACTAAACGGTACAACGTCTAAAAGTACTATCCCGATTCATGCTAAAAGAGTTCCGGAAGTTCCGGGGACACATACAATATCTTATCGATCAGATATCGATAGCATTGCCATTAAACATATAGCACATAATAGAAAAGGATTTGCTTTGGGAGCTGTAGCAGCAGCAGAATGGTTACGAAGTAAAAAAGGGGTTTTTACAATGAAAGATGTATTAGAAATAGGATAA
- the lysA gene encoding diaminopimelate decarboxylase, translating to MNRETLLQLAEKYGSPLYVYDTRKIASQYKRITDAFSGVDQMQVNYAVKALSNINILKYFNQLGSGLDTVSIQEVQLGLEAGVPPQKIIYTPNGVSLEEIEQVAKKGVQINIDNLSILELFGQKHPKIPVCIRINPHIMAGGNSKISVGHIDSKFGISIHQVPHIKRVIANTGIHINGIHMHTGSDILDIDTFLRATEILFEVANQFENIDFIDFGSGFKVPYKEGDIATDIAQLGIQLSERFNLFCKSYGKNITLMFEPGKFLVSEAGYFLTKVNVVKQTTSTVFAGVDSGFNHLIRPMMYDAYHRITNISNPTGSARYYSVVGYICETDTFGTNRRISEISEKDILCFHNAGAYCFSMASNYNSRYRPAEVMMYQEKDYLIRKRETFDDILKNQEMVEL from the coding sequence ATGAATCGAGAAACTTTACTTCAACTGGCTGAAAAATACGGGAGCCCTCTGTATGTCTATGATACCCGGAAAATTGCTTCGCAGTATAAAAGGATTACGGATGCTTTTTCCGGTGTAGATCAAATGCAGGTTAACTATGCCGTAAAAGCGTTGTCAAATATCAACATTTTAAAGTATTTTAATCAATTAGGGTCCGGGTTGGATACGGTTTCCATCCAAGAGGTTCAACTAGGTTTGGAAGCAGGTGTTCCTCCTCAAAAAATTATCTATACACCTAATGGAGTTTCTTTGGAAGAGATTGAGCAGGTTGCCAAAAAAGGAGTTCAAATCAATATTGACAACCTTTCCATTTTAGAATTATTTGGCCAAAAACATCCCAAAATTCCTGTTTGTATACGTATCAATCCCCATATTATGGCAGGTGGAAATAGTAAGATTTCCGTAGGGCATATTGACTCAAAATTCGGAATATCTATTCACCAGGTTCCGCATATCAAACGTGTGATTGCAAATACCGGAATACATATTAACGGAATTCATATGCATACGGGTTCCGATATTTTGGATATTGATACGTTTTTGCGTGCCACGGAAATTTTATTTGAGGTAGCCAATCAGTTTGAAAATATTGATTTTATCGACTTTGGAAGCGGATTTAAGGTTCCTTATAAAGAAGGAGATATTGCTACGGATATAGCGCAGTTAGGCATTCAGCTTTCCGAACGGTTCAATTTATTTTGTAAATCGTATGGAAAAAATATCACTTTGATGTTTGAGCCCGGAAAATTTTTAGTTTCCGAAGCCGGGTATTTCTTAACAAAAGTAAATGTGGTAAAGCAAACTACCTCAACGGTTTTTGCAGGGGTTGATAGTGGGTTTAATCACTTGATAAGGCCCATGATGTATGATGCATACCATCGTATTACCAATATTTCGAACCCAACAGGGAGCGCGCGCTATTATTCTGTAGTAGGCTATATTTGTGAAACCGATACTTTTGGTACTAACAGGAGAATCAGTGAAATCTCTGAAAAAGATATTTTATGTTTTCACAACGCAGGTGCCTATTGTTTTTCTATGGCTTCAAACTATAATTCCAGATACCGGCCGGCAGAAGTTATGATGTATCAGGAGAAAGACTACCTTATTCGCAAAAGGGAGACTTTTGACGATATTTTAAAAAATCAGGAGATGGTTGAGTTGTGA
- a CDS encoding DUF2851 family protein, translated as MKEDFLHYIWRYALYSKTALVTAQKEEIKVVKPGLYNTNAGPDFLNSELIIDGQKWVGNIEIHSNTSDWYSHGHESDVSYDAVILHVVWNHDAEVYMKCNTPIPTLELKEIVPHHILFNYKKLHNSDLKWIPCEHEITGVDSFMIKYWLERLYVERLESKMIVVEKLLEKSQYNWEAVFFQLVAKNFGLSVNGDAFLKLAQSFDYTILQKEHFNELALSALLFGQAGFLEDILEDAYHTRLRKEYIYLKHKHGLKHLQKNEFQFFRMRPHNFPTIRIAQLVALLHSKTRFFSMTINAVEVAEFYKLFKIEIHDYWKTHFNFGKASKKSAKRLSDSFIDLVLINTVLLLKFSYQKKRGNLDTVAIIKLIEELTPEKNSIVHKFSELGISPKNALESQALLQLKNSYCTAKRCLECAIGKSILGRK; from the coding sequence ATGAAAGAGGATTTTCTACATTACATTTGGCGGTACGCTCTCTACTCAAAAACCGCACTGGTAACAGCACAAAAAGAAGAAATAAAAGTGGTTAAACCCGGGTTATACAATACGAATGCAGGCCCCGATTTTTTAAATAGCGAACTTATTATTGACGGACAAAAATGGGTTGGAAATATAGAAATACATAGCAATACTTCGGATTGGTATTCGCACGGGCATGAATCAGACGTTAGTTATGACGCTGTCATTTTACATGTGGTTTGGAACCATGATGCAGAAGTGTATATGAAATGTAATACACCGATACCAACTCTGGAACTAAAAGAAATAGTTCCTCATCATATACTTTTTAATTATAAAAAATTACACAACTCCGATCTAAAATGGATTCCATGTGAGCATGAAATTACCGGTGTTGATTCTTTTATGATAAAGTATTGGCTAGAACGTTTGTATGTTGAAAGGTTGGAAAGTAAAATGATTGTGGTTGAAAAATTACTTGAAAAATCTCAGTATAACTGGGAAGCGGTATTTTTTCAATTAGTAGCAAAGAATTTTGGATTGAGCGTTAATGGAGATGCCTTTTTGAAGTTGGCTCAATCCTTTGACTATACGATTCTGCAAAAAGAACATTTTAATGAATTGGCACTATCAGCATTGTTATTTGGACAGGCAGGTTTTTTAGAAGATATATTGGAAGATGCATATCATACGAGATTACGAAAAGAATATATTTATTTAAAACACAAACACGGATTGAAGCATTTACAGAAAAACGAATTTCAGTTTTTTAGAATGCGACCACATAATTTTCCCACGATACGAATAGCACAATTAGTTGCATTACTTCACTCAAAAACACGTTTTTTTTCAATGACTATAAATGCTGTTGAAGTTGCTGAATTTTATAAGTTATTCAAAATTGAAATTCACGATTATTGGAAGACACATTTTAATTTTGGAAAAGCGAGCAAAAAAAGTGCAAAACGACTGTCTGATTCATTTATAGACCTGGTACTCATCAACACAGTTCTTTTGCTGAAATTTTCTTATCAAAAAAAGCGAGGAAATTTAGATACGGTAGCTATTATAAAACTAATTGAAGAACTGACACCTGAAAAAAACAGTATTGTACATAAATTTTCAGAACTGGGAATATCGCCTAAAAACGCACTTGAAAGCCAGGCATTACTTCAACTTAAAAATAGCTATTGTACAGCTAAAAGATGTCTGGAATGCGCGATAGGAAAATCAATTTTGGGAAGGAAGTGA
- a CDS encoding ParB/RepB/Spo0J family partition protein, whose product MAKATKKQALGRGLSALLKDTTDINSINDKNADKVVGNIIEISLDKIEVNPYQPRTHFDEETLRELASSISELGVIQPITVRKLEGDSFQLVSGERRLRASQLVGNTTIPAYIRIANDQEMLEMALVENIQRKDLDPIEVALSYQRLIEEINLTQEELSMRVGKKRSTVTNYLRLLKLDPIIQTGMRDNFISMGHGRAIINVENKAEQLAIYEKILQEKLSVRQTEELVKKRKEGITSKPKTKVIPSYIEESLQDISTFFGHKVIVNANAKGKGKLIIPFHSKEDFNRIKNLLK is encoded by the coding sequence ATGGCTAAAGCCACTAAAAAACAAGCTTTAGGCAGGGGCTTGTCAGCTTTATTAAAGGACACAACAGATATCAACTCCATCAACGATAAAAATGCCGATAAAGTTGTAGGAAATATCATTGAGATTTCTTTGGACAAAATAGAAGTAAACCCTTATCAGCCCAGAACTCATTTTGATGAAGAGACGCTACGTGAACTGGCTTCGTCGATTTCGGAATTAGGAGTTATTCAGCCTATTACAGTAAGAAAATTAGAAGGTGATTCGTTTCAATTAGTTTCCGGAGAGCGTCGCCTCAGAGCTTCGCAACTCGTAGGAAATACAACCATTCCTGCGTACATAAGAATTGCTAATGATCAGGAAATGCTGGAAATGGCATTGGTTGAAAATATTCAGCGTAAAGACCTGGACCCTATTGAAGTTGCCCTATCATATCAAAGACTGATTGAGGAGATCAATTTGACCCAGGAAGAGCTAAGTATGCGTGTGGGTAAAAAAAGATCTACTGTTACTAATTATTTAAGATTGCTAAAGTTAGATCCTATCATACAAACAGGCATGCGAGACAATTTTATCTCTATGGGACATGGCAGGGCTATTATTAATGTGGAGAACAAAGCTGAGCAATTAGCAATTTATGAAAAAATATTACAAGAAAAATTATCTGTCAGACAAACAGAAGAACTTGTAAAAAAACGAAAAGAAGGTATCACATCCAAACCAAAAACAAAAGTAATACCAAGTTATATTGAAGAAAGTTTACAAGATATCAGTACTTTTTTTGGACATAAAGTCATTGTAAATGCAAATGCTAAGGGAAAAGGAAAATTAATCATTCCTTTTCATTCGAAAGAAGATTTTAATAGAATTAAAAATCTGTTAAAATAA
- the lepB gene encoding signal peptidase I codes for MTFTGWLIFFLGIQIIHFSGTWKLYQRVGRKPWKAIIPIYNGFVLMEIIKRPRWWVLLLFIPIVNLLMFPVIWIETARSFGFNQRKYTLLTLISLGFFIYYINYATEAPYKPERSLAPRTALGEWVSSITFAIIAATLVHTYFIQPYTIPTSSLEKTLLVGDYLFVSKFHYGARVPMTTIAAPMLHDTLPLIHKKSYVYEDDVTKKENALINKLQLPYMRLPGFQKIKRNDIIVFSWPADTVQQFFKTPDKNIRKPIDKRSNYVKRCVGIPGDSLSVKNGYVYINGKKNVLPDRAKLQFFHTYESKETVASVPAFLKKNEALRNIYKIATKYWEDPRVQETFKKAAYLTKIGGDSIYTEVSGGVSQKLFDRLKMSLVNNKININMTAKEVERLEKYTNTTSVKKLTYTSNDGVFPKIKDNGWSQDNFGPIYIPKAGTTVDITVETLPFYKKIIGEYESNDLLVDGENIYINGLQATSYTFKQDYYWMMGDNRNNSEDSRFWGYVPFDHVVGKPVMIWFSWDANAKGIFSKIKSIRWNRMFTTVGGTGEPVSYRYVVLALILLYFAYNFYRNKRKKKEE; via the coding sequence ATGACATTTACAGGATGGTTAATTTTCTTCTTAGGAATACAAATAATTCATTTTTCAGGAACCTGGAAATTATATCAAAGAGTAGGTAGAAAACCCTGGAAGGCCATCATTCCCATTTATAACGGTTTTGTTTTAATGGAGATTATTAAAAGACCCCGTTGGTGGGTTTTACTTTTATTCATTCCTATAGTAAACCTATTAATGTTCCCTGTTATTTGGATAGAAACTGCGAGAAGCTTTGGTTTCAATCAGCGAAAATATACCCTGCTTACTTTAATCAGTCTTGGTTTTTTTATCTACTATATCAATTATGCAACGGAAGCTCCTTATAAACCCGAAAGAAGTTTAGCTCCGAGAACCGCTCTGGGAGAATGGGTAAGTTCAATTACATTTGCCATTATTGCAGCTACTCTGGTACATACTTATTTTATACAGCCTTACACTATTCCTACTTCTTCTTTGGAAAAAACCTTATTGGTAGGGGATTACTTGTTTGTCAGTAAATTCCATTACGGCGCAAGAGTCCCTATGACCACCATAGCAGCTCCCATGTTGCACGATACACTTCCTCTTATCCATAAAAAATCTTATGTATATGAAGATGACGTCACTAAAAAAGAGAATGCGCTGATAAATAAATTGCAATTACCATATATGCGTCTACCCGGTTTTCAGAAAATAAAACGCAATGATATTATAGTTTTTAGCTGGCCTGCTGACACGGTACAGCAATTCTTTAAAACTCCGGATAAAAACATCAGAAAACCTATTGATAAAAGATCAAATTACGTCAAGCGGTGTGTTGGCATACCAGGTGATTCTCTGTCTGTTAAAAATGGCTATGTATATATCAATGGTAAAAAGAATGTATTGCCAGATAGAGCGAAATTGCAATTTTTCCATACATATGAATCAAAAGAAACTGTTGCCAGTGTCCCGGCATTCTTGAAAAAAAATGAAGCATTAAGGAATATTTATAAAATAGCAACCAAGTACTGGGAAGATCCAAGAGTACAAGAAACTTTTAAAAAAGCTGCCTATCTTACAAAGATCGGTGGTGATTCCATTTATACTGAAGTTAGCGGTGGGGTTTCTCAAAAACTATTTGACAGATTGAAGATGTCTTTAGTAAATAATAAAATAAATATTAACATGACCGCCAAAGAAGTGGAACGGCTTGAGAAATATACCAATACTACTTCCGTAAAAAAATTAACGTATACTTCCAACGACGGTGTATTTCCGAAAATAAAAGATAATGGATGGTCTCAAGATAATTTTGGGCCTATCTATATTCCCAAGGCAGGAACAACGGTAGACATTACTGTAGAGACCTTACCTTTTTATAAAAAAATCATTGGTGAATATGAATCCAATGATTTGTTAGTGGATGGTGAAAACATATATATCAACGGGTTACAAGCAACTTCGTATACTTTTAAACAGGATTATTATTGGATGATGGGAGATAATAGAAATAATTCCGAAGATTCCAGATTTTGGGGATATGTTCCTTTTGATCATGTTGTGGGAAAACCCGTAATGATCTGGTTTAGCTGGGATGCTAATGCAAAAGGGATCTTTTCTAAAATAAAATCTATTCGTTGGAACAGGATGTTTACAACCGTTGGCGGTACCGGTGAGCCTGTTTCTTACAGGTATGTTGTACTTGCACTGATTCTCTTGTATTTCGCATATAACTTCTATCGTAATAAGCGTAAAAAGAAGGAAGAATAA
- a CDS encoding tetratricopeptide repeat protein encodes MKPKVTIWAVFFFISLFAYTQQTELRGIVSVHNSKYETGTIRYIKDALINAAFAKPATSDTAGRFILEFVGVAAGTSVRLTLEKQGLEVVNPRDLENVVIGRKLPVRVFVAEKGKLAQAQTELYNISRKALFSKKDSLIAQLRSGKEARKKTIAELEKRFRQKLTDRYEAENLLNKHIADLERRLPEFARELAEQNLDFASDLYIAAYKQFKKGNIEKTIALLDNELLEASYSKTRKNIREGKKMEHAGKQLQNKSLKQITQLINSYQLKIKLLYSKFKYGQVAGLYKKILETHSIYSLDTMRLIDCYFGLASAYFDDGRYIKALEFSQKALQIKEKKLDSNSSKDLTASYNQMGKIHTALGNYGTALSYHQKSMGMLQSDTDKLHADLTRTYTDIGNTYIHLKKYRKALRYYKKNKAILTERANPDLLSLAQVYGGIGKAYKNIGRYRKAFFYVQKAISIQQDRLVPKHPFLATSYHIMGMVYLARKKYRKALQYLEQTIRIRGEVLHSSHPDLASAYITLAKVYVKKKQSDNALKYQKKAWEIFEDRLPKNHPKRRNALNTLIRIQKQLKDENN; translated from the coding sequence ATGAAACCAAAAGTAACCATTTGGGCAGTGTTCTTTTTTATCTCACTGTTTGCTTATACGCAGCAAACAGAACTTAGAGGCATTGTATCGGTACACAACAGTAAGTACGAAACGGGAACGATACGGTACATTAAAGATGCCCTCATTAACGCTGCCTTTGCAAAACCGGCAACCTCCGACACGGCGGGAAGGTTTATATTGGAGTTTGTAGGTGTAGCTGCCGGGACTTCGGTAAGGTTAACGCTTGAAAAACAGGGGTTGGAAGTGGTCAATCCGCGTGATTTGGAAAATGTGGTCATTGGCCGAAAGCTTCCGGTACGGGTATTTGTAGCCGAAAAAGGCAAACTGGCACAGGCACAGACCGAATTGTACAATATTAGCAGGAAAGCCCTTTTTTCCAAAAAAGATTCTCTGATAGCTCAATTACGGAGCGGCAAGGAAGCACGTAAGAAAACCATTGCCGAACTGGAAAAGCGTTTTCGCCAAAAATTGACCGACCGCTATGAGGCCGAAAACCTGTTGAACAAACATATCGCCGATTTGGAAAGGCGTCTGCCCGAGTTTGCTCGGGAACTGGCAGAGCAGAATCTGGACTTTGCCTCGGACCTCTACATAGCAGCTTACAAACAATTTAAAAAAGGGAACATAGAAAAGACCATTGCCCTTCTGGACAATGAACTATTGGAAGCATCCTATTCAAAGACAAGGAAAAATATACGTGAAGGAAAGAAAATGGAGCATGCAGGAAAGCAGCTTCAAAACAAAAGCCTGAAGCAAATCACACAATTGATAAACAGCTATCAGCTCAAAATTAAATTGTTATACTCAAAATTTAAATACGGACAGGTGGCAGGACTCTATAAGAAAATCCTCGAAACTCATAGCATTTATTCTTTGGATACCATGCGACTTATTGATTGTTATTTTGGATTGGCATCTGCATATTTTGATGATGGAAGATATATAAAGGCATTGGAGTTTTCGCAAAAAGCATTGCAAATAAAGGAAAAGAAATTGGATTCAAATAGCAGCAAAGATTTAACAGCCTCCTATAATCAAATGGGAAAAATTCATACCGCTTTGGGTAACTATGGAACGGCACTCAGCTATCATCAAAAAAGCATGGGTATGCTACAAAGCGACACTGATAAACTGCATGCCGACCTGACACGTACTTATACAGATATTGGAAACACCTATATACATCTGAAAAAATACAGAAAAGCCCTGAGATATTATAAAAAAAATAAAGCCATTTTAACAGAAAGGGCAAATCCTGATCTTCTATCTCTGGCTCAGGTTTACGGAGGTATCGGGAAGGCCTATAAAAATATCGGGAGGTATCGGAAAGCTTTTTTTTATGTACAAAAAGCGATAAGCATTCAACAAGATAGGCTTGTCCCTAAACATCCTTTCCTGGCAACTTCGTATCATATAATGGGAATGGTGTATCTGGCCCGAAAAAAGTATCGGAAAGCATTACAGTACTTAGAACAAACGATACGAATCAGAGGAGAAGTACTTCATTCCTCCCACCCTGATCTGGCATCTGCTTATATCACTCTTGCAAAGGTATATGTTAAAAAAAAGCAGTCAGACAATGCCTTAAAGTATCAAAAGAAAGCATGGGAGATCTTTGAAGATCGACTGCCTAAGAATCACCCAAAACGCCGAAATGCGCTAAATACCCTGATAAGAATTCAAAAACAATTAAAAGATGAAAACAATTAG
- the mnmD gene encoding tRNA (5-methylaminomethyl-2-thiouridine)(34)-methyltransferase MnmD, whose protein sequence is MATRKIINTADGAVTIYLPDWNEYYHSRHGAIWEAYHVFITHGLALFPRGVVNVLEIGFGTGLNAFISFLETVKRPLKVSYTGIEAYPMSMNEIQKLNYISKLNAETFKREFYLLHETVWEERHEISRNFSLIKRKQFFKDICDTHTFHLIYFDAFGARVQPELWTEAIFQLMYNALRQKGVLVTYAAKGSVRRAMQAVGFTVERLPGPPGKREMLRARKI, encoded by the coding sequence ATGGCTACTCGTAAAATTATTAATACGGCAGATGGTGCTGTTACCATTTATCTTCCCGATTGGAATGAATATTATCATTCCAGACATGGGGCTATTTGGGAAGCATATCACGTATTTATTACACACGGATTAGCTCTTTTTCCCAGAGGAGTCGTCAATGTGTTAGAGATTGGTTTTGGAACAGGTCTGAACGCTTTTATTTCTTTTCTGGAAACGGTAAAAAGGCCTCTGAAAGTGAGCTATACAGGTATAGAAGCATATCCCATGAGTATGAATGAAATACAAAAACTAAATTATATTTCAAAACTTAATGCCGAAACCTTCAAACGTGAGTTCTATCTTTTACATGAAACTGTGTGGGAGGAAAGACACGAAATTTCCAGGAATTTTTCATTGATAAAAAGAAAGCAGTTTTTTAAAGATATTTGTGATACCCATACTTTTCATCTTATTTATTTTGATGCTTTTGGGGCCAGAGTACAACCCGAACTTTGGACAGAAGCTATTTTTCAACTCATGTACAATGCACTACGACAAAAAGGTGTTTTAGTTACTTATGCTGCAAAAGGAAGTGTGAGAAGAGCCATGCAAGCCGTAGGATTTACTGTTGAGCGTCTGCCGGGCCCTCCCGGTAAAAGGGAAATGTTACGGGCAAGGAAAATATAA
- a CDS encoding NAD(P)H-dependent oxidoreductase encodes MNSVESLKWRYAVKKFDKNKMVPKHKIHILKEAFNLTATSYGLQPIKLIIIQNKTLQKSLVAHSWQQEQVAQASHVLVICIQNTVDKSTVEAYFKMVKDIRNTPDEILKPFKDRMMDSFRKKPAEEIKAWSKNQAYLALGNLLTVCAIEKIDACPMEGFIPEKYDEKLKLDKHNLSSVLALPIGFRAEDDYMKDLKKVRKDIKEMVLEIDE; translated from the coding sequence ATGAACTCTGTTGAAAGTTTAAAGTGGCGCTACGCAGTAAAAAAATTTGATAAAAATAAAATGGTGCCTAAACACAAAATACATATCCTAAAAGAAGCATTTAATCTGACAGCTACTTCTTATGGCCTACAACCTATTAAACTAATTATCATACAAAACAAAACGCTTCAAAAAAGTTTGGTAGCCCATTCCTGGCAGCAGGAACAAGTAGCACAAGCTTCGCATGTACTGGTCATCTGCATACAAAATACAGTAGACAAAAGTACTGTGGAAGCCTATTTCAAAATGGTAAAGGACATTAGAAACACTCCGGATGAAATATTGAAGCCTTTTAAAGATCGTATGATGGATTCATTCCGTAAAAAACCTGCTGAAGAAATAAAAGCCTGGAGTAAAAATCAAGCTTACCTTGCTTTGGGTAACCTGTTGACTGTTTGTGCCATAGAAAAAATAGATGCCTGCCCGATGGAAGGTTTTATTCCGGAAAAATATGATGAAAAACTAAAATTAGACAAACATAATTTAAGTTCGGTGTTGGCACTGCCAATAGGTTTCAGAGCAGAAGATGACTATATGAAAGATTTAAAAAAAGTGAGAAAAGACATAAAAGAAATGGTGCTGGAAATCGATGAATAA